A window from Molothrus aeneus isolate 106 chromosome 26, BPBGC_Maene_1.0, whole genome shotgun sequence encodes these proteins:
- the SSTR2 gene encoding somatostatin receptor type 2, whose amino-acid sequence MEYELPNATAFWFSPASPFDNFSLEAPTNTSQNATGQHFDLTSNAILTFIYFVVCIVGLCGNTLVIYVILRYAKMKTITNIYILNLAIADELFMLGLPFLAMQVALVHWPFGKALCRIVMTVDGINQFTSIFCLTVMSVDRYLAVVHPIKSAKWRRPRTAKMINVAVWGVSLLVIMPIMIYAGVQHNHGRSSCTIIWPGESGAWYTGFIIYAFILGFLVPLTIICLCYLFIIIKVKSSGIRVGSSKRKKSEKKVTRMVSIVVAVFIFCWLPFYIFNVSSVSVMIVPTPVLKGMFDFVVVLSYANSCANPILYAFLSDNFKKSFQNVLCLVKVSGMDEADRSDSKQDKSRLNETTETQRTLLNGDLQTSI is encoded by the coding sequence ATGGAGTACGAGCTGCCCAACGCCACCGCCTTCTGGTTCTCCCCGGCCTCCCCCTTCGACAACTTCTCCCTGGAGGCGCCCACCAACACCTCCCAGAACGCCACGGGCCAGCACTTCGACCTGACCAGCAACGCCATCCTCACCTTCATCTACTTCGTGGTGTGCATCGTGGGGCTGTGCGGCAACACGCTGGTCATCTACGTCATCCTGCGCTATGCCAAGATGAAAACCATCACCAACATCTACATCCTCAACCTGGCCATTGCCGACGAGCTCTTCATGCTGGGCCTGCCCTTCCTGGCCATGCAGGTGGCCCTGGTGCACTGGCCCTTCGGCAAAGCCCTCTGCAGGATCGTCATGACCGTGGACGGCATCAACCAGTTCACCAGCATCTTCTGCCTGACGGTGATGAGCGTCGACCGCTACCTGGCCGTGGTGCATCCCATCAAATCTGCCAAGTGGAGGCGGCCCAGGACGGCCAAAATGATCAACGTGGCCGTCTGGGGCGTCTCCCTGCTGGTGATCATGCCCATCATGATTTACGCCGGGGTGCAGCACAACCACGGCAGGAGTAGCTGCACCATCATCTGGCCGGGAGAGTCGGGCGCCTGGTACACGGGGTTCATCATCTACGCCTTCATCCTGGGCTTCCTGGTGCCTCTCACCATCATCTGCCTTTGCTACCTGTTCATCATCATCAAAGTCAAGTCCTCGGGCATCAGGGTGGGCTCCTCCAAGAGGAAAAAGTCCGAGAAGAAAGTCACCAGGATGGTGTCCATCGTGGTGGCCGTCTTCATCTTCTGCTGGCTCCCCTTCTACATCTTCAACGTCTCCTCCGTGTCCGTCATGATCGTGCCCACGCCCGTCCTCAAGGGCATGTTCGACTTCGTGGTGGTGCTGAGCTACGCCAACAGCTGTGCCAACCCCATCCTCTACGCCTTCCTGTCCGACAACTTCAAGAAGAGCTTTCAGAACGTGCTGTGCCTGGTGAAGGTCAGCGGCATGGACGAGGCCGACCGCAGCGACAGCAAGCAGGACAAATCCCGCCTCAACGAGACCACGGAGACGCAGAGGACCCTGCTCAACGGCGACCTGCAGACGAGCATCTGA